DNA sequence from the Juglans microcarpa x Juglans regia isolate MS1-56 chromosome 5S, Jm3101_v1.0, whole genome shotgun sequence genome:
GCCGAGCTCAACGCGTTCTTGCTCTCGTCGTGTCCACCCGCGATGAAAACCCGCCCATCTATCTCACCAGCGGCGAAGAATGACCGATTCTGCGGCATGTCCTTGCCTTTCCTCCACCGCCGAGTCGTGAAATCGTACACGAACACGTCCTTTACCGGCTCGTAACTCACCGGATCCCACCCTGCCATGACCACGAGCTTGCCCTCCGAGCTCGTCACCTGACAGAACAACGGAAATCCATTTGGGTACTTGGGAACTGGGTCAATACGGTCCCAAATCCCACTAATCGGGTCAAATACAGACACCCCATAAGCTGGGGGTCCAACCGGCTTGGTCTCATCGGAACCAGACCGAACCGGGAGTGACTGAACCAAGCAAGCCGCTTTACGTGTATGCCCAGTCTGCTTTCTGTGGTAGTAGAAGTCTTTGCTATGAAGAAGCTCTCGCCAGCGGTGACAAACTCTGGCAGCGACTCCATGAGTAGAGAAGTGCAGACGACTCAAGCACTCAAGCGCGAGTTCTTCCGGTAAGCCCGGAATCAACTCGTTAGGTTCAGATATATACATTTTAAGTGTTTGAAGAAAATTCCGTGAGAGACTTTATCAGATTGTAACCTCTAGAACTCCGAGATTGATATTTATAGCCGGAATGGCCGCAGATAGACTCGACTCACTGCGATGTTCCCACGGAGAGAATGTGGGGTTTGACTGGCTGTTTAGTAGTTCCAGGCGGATAACGGATAAGGGATAGGGATAGACATTTATGACGTGTGGAGAGCCGAGAGGGTCCTACAATGTGCAGATTGAAAAAAGCGATTGATGAGTGAATTGAGAATACATAGACACGTACATATACAGCGAAAAGATAGGCGCCAACGTGGCCCTTAATTGGATAAAACTTTGcgttataaagttataaactcaTCACGAAGTCCTGGATAAAATCAAGGCAGACCCATGtgatcttataattttttaataatttttttaaaattttacaaatatatctttctataaatatcatttcttttttaattttttttaataaacaatttacttaaaaaaatcttttgagcTTTGACGGTGACATCAAATATAACTAGATgttaatattctaaataaatGTAAGAACGGTACGAAACTGATAAGTCCTCAAATTGATAATTCTTTATGATTGATAGAATGTCAGCGATGTTAATACTAAACTTGAATTATTAGGTATAacagaattatttattttaacactCTCTTATCTCTTTGATTGCATCCCTATAATTCGAGAGgagaatattattaatttgtttcgtcatttattaatataatgataataataatcaatCATTATAATGATGGATGGATTTCGTCAGGAGTGGAGTCCAAAGGGCAAAAAGCCATGGGTTGTGTTCAAGATGGAGCttgaattattgaaaaaatttattcattatttttacacattatatataatattttttttattttttatttttttactcattaaatatataatatatagataataaataaaataatttaattaatttaagaaaataaaaataaaaataaatatgacgtATAATATACGTAGATGATAAGTAATAATACTCTAAACTATTTCACTTGCCACTGTACTTTTCTGTTACAGATAAAAggattttctttccaaacaacTTCAGCTAGGAAGATCACTTGACGGTATTAACGGCAATTgacccttttattttatttatttatttattcctcaCTTTCCCTTTCCGTACTTTGTAAGAAgaagcaaaacaaataaaataaagaagtgTATAAATAAGGATTGTAGAATTTCCAACCAGCCGTTGTTgcttaaaatttaagaaaaaagtcTATTTCCAGTCACGTGACTGCAGTCTCTGCGCATGAGCCGGACGGGGATGCCCACGTCAACGGAGCGTTTAGGAGCTAAGCGTTTCCCTAGCCCTTTTTCTGAATATCCGAAATCCCTTTTGATTTCGAAAACGATTCATTGCTTCGTGAAAGACTTGCTatctcttttcttcttattttagattttttttttcctgctggTCTAGGTGTtcttgaaagaataaaatactGAATATGAAATGAttagcaacaaaaataaaatagcacaTGCCTCCTGTCACGATGATTTAAGAATAAACAAAAGCTTAaaagaaatatcattttaacaaaaatacgTTAAACGTGACTAGAAAGAAAATCTTCTagtttatgacttttttttacCGTACCGATAGTCTACATAGACCTTTTATTTATAGGCTAAGCTATGGACTCTTTAACAAAGTTAGACTTGAATTATTCCTCCCATCAAAGAATATGAATAATTATACATTACTACTTGttcattagaaataaaattcttgGCATCCAAGTTTAATTGAATTAAACTTCTTAACAAACTATAGCATATGGCCGGTCACTCCAAATAGAATTCTAACATTTTTCCATTTGACCCTCATGTCacacaaaatttacatataggatgatagaaaaataaatatggcCAAGCATTGTTTATTTCAACTAGTTATAGAATATTCTCCCTCAgataaagaatattatatacGAATCATGTGGTAAAGCCCCTTATAAAGTCAATCCATCCCTTCCATGTATCACACGTACAATACATTTTAAATAAGTACCCTGTGAGCAAACAGCTTTATGAATGAATTAACTTCCAATAAGTCATTCGGGTCCTACCCTACATTATTCCCATGGATAAAAACAATATGCGCAAAACAACTTTATTCtctaaaataaaaccaaaatgatATTGTATGTCTATAGACCAAATAAAGAGAaactaaacataaaataaattgataagtCCCATATTATACACATGACCTTTGAACTGCAGTATTGGTAAACCTTTGGTCATGGGATCAGCAATTATCAACTCAGTACTTATGTGCTCAATAAACACCCCATTCCTCTTAATGCTCTCTCTAACACTGAGGTACTTGATGTCGATATGCTTACTTCTACTATTGCTTTTATTGTTCTTTGAGAAGAAAACAGCAGCAATGCTATCATAGAAGATCTTTAGTGGTCTCTCTACTAAATCAACAATCTTAAGACCACTAAGGAGATTCCTCAACCATAACGGATGTATAGTAGCTTCATCACATGCTATGAACTATGCCTATAAAGTAGACGTAACAATAATAGTTTGCTTACAACTGTTCCAGGATATAGCACCCCTAGCAAGTAGAAAAATATATCCTAAAGTAGGTTTTCTGGTGTCTACACATCTGGCAAAATCCGAGTTTAAATAACTAACCACCTCTAAACGGTCAGTGTGTCTGTTGGTCAATTTGTAGTCATTGGTTCCTTGTAAATACCGTGGAACCTTCTTTGTAGCCTTCCAATGACCCAAACCTGGGTTACTTTGATATCAACCCAACAATCCCACTACAAAGCCAATGTCAGGTCTAGTGTAAACCTGTGTATACGGTAGGCTTCCTACTACATATGCATACAGTATTCTTTTCATCTGCTCCTGCTCCAATGCATTTTGAGGGCATTGGATTTTTCTAAATGCATCCCCTTTGACAATAGGTGCCACCAAGCCTTACAGCTCTTCATGTTAAATCTTTCCAAAATCTTCTCAATGTAGGCGTTTTGAGACaatcccaaaattttgtatTCCCTGTCTTTATAAATCTCTATGCCAATGATATAAGAGGCTTCACCtaaatctttcatttcaaacttttgagaaagaaattgctTGGTGTCGGGAAGCAAGACTAAATCATTGTTTGCAAGCAAAATATCATTTACATATAGGACTAAGAAAATGCATTTACTCCCGCTAACCTTAAGGTATATGTATTGATCAACAAGATTCTCAATAAATCCAAATGAACTAATAACCTAATGAGACTTTATATACCATTGGTGGGAGGCCTGCTTAAGTTCTTATATAGATTTCTTTAATTTGCAAACTTTCTTACTGTTATCCTTAAAACCCTCAGGTTGTAACATATATACCTCCTCTTCAAGATCTCcatttaaaaatgttgttttCACATCCATCTAATGTAACTCTAGATCAAAATGAGCTACTAATGCCATGATTATCCTAAATGAATCATTCTTAAAAATTGGAGAAAATGTTTCATAGTAGTCAATGCCTTGCTTTTGAGTAAATCGTTTAGCCACAAGTCTATATTTACGTCGTTCAACATTACCAGAATCATCAATTTTGGTTttataaacccatttgcaaTTATTTGCAGTCCATCTCATCTTTCACAGCATCATACTGAGATGTGGAATTATCTCCACTCATGGTCTCTGAAAACGAGCTTAGATCCTTCTTAGGtccaacatcaaactcaaattcTTGGAGGTAAACCATATAATCATTAGAAAGTGATAGTCTCCTTACTCTTGAGGATTTCCTTAATACTACATTCTCTGTAGTTTGTAAACTAGGGGT
Encoded proteins:
- the LOC121268005 gene encoding F-box/kelch-repeat protein At1g15670-like; protein product: MYISEPNELIPGLPEELALECLSRLHFSTHGVAARVCHRWRELLHSKDFYYHRKQTGHTRKAACLVQSLPVRSGSDETKPVGPPAYGVSVFDPISGIWDRIDPVPKYPNGFPLFCQVTSSEGKLVVMAGWDPVSYEPVKDVFVYDFTTRRWRKGKDMPQNRSFFAAGEIDGRVFIAGGHDESKNALSSAWVYDVRRDEWAELVPMSQERDECEGVVIGSEFVVVSGYRTENQGGFEESAESYDLGTAQWKRVEHAWKASQCPKSCVGVGKDGKMFCWAESNSEVRVGACGIRLGRRTFLSGSAYQGGPQGFFLAEGQNRKPERIEVPDEFVGLVQSGCHVEI